The DNA sequence AGGTGGACGGCCAGACCTACGCGCTGCCGTTCTCGGTCGGCGTCGTCGGCTTCTGGTACAACGAGGCCCTCTTCGAGCAGGCCGGCATCACTGAGGCGCCCGAGACGATGGAGGACCTCTACGCCGCCGTCGACGCGCTCAAGGCCGAGGGCATCGAGCCCATCTCCGTCGGCGCGGGCGACAAGTGGCCCGCAGCGCACTACTGGTACTACCTCGCCCTGCGCGAGTGCAGCGAGGACGTCCTCTCCGACGCGGTGACCTCCCTCGACTTCTCCGACCAGTGCTTCGTCGACGCCGGCGAGGACCTCGTCGAGCTCATCGGCGCCGAGCCCTTCAACGCCGGCTTCCTCGCCACCCCGGCCCAGACCGGGCCGACCAGCGCCTCGGGCCTGCTCGCCACCGAGAAGGTCGCCATGGAGCTGGCCGGGCACTGGGAGCCCGGCGTCATGCAGGGCCTCACCGAGGACAACCAGGGCCTGGGCGAGAACACCGGTTGGTTCCCCTTCCCGTCCGTCGAGGGCGGTGCGGGTGACCCCGAGGCAGCCCTCGGTGGCGGCGACGCGTGGGCGTGCTCGCAGGACGCCCCCGACGTCTGCGTCGACTTCATCGAGTACCTGCTCAGCGACGACGTCCAGACCGGCTTCGCCGAGAACGACATGGGCCTGCCCACCAACCCCGCCGCCACCGGCTCGGTGTCCGACCCGGTCCTGGCCGACCTCCTGAAGTTCCGCGACGAGGCACCCTACGTGCAGCTGTACTTCGACACCGCCTTCGGTGAGAACGTCGGCGGCGCCATGAACGACGAGATCGCCCTGGTCTTCGCGGGCGAGTCCTCGCCGCAGGGGATCGTCGACGCGACCCAGGCCGCAGCCGACCTCGGATGACCTCGATGGCAGACGACGTGACCCACCGCACCGGCACGGCCACGGTTGCTGCCACGCCCACCGCCGCCGGCCGGGTCCCCACCCGGCCGGCGGCGCCGGGACCGCGGCGCAGGCTCTCCGCCCGGTGGCGCAAGCGCCTGGAGATCCTGTTCTTCGTCACCCCCGCGCTGACGCTGTTCGCGATGTTCGTGGTGGTCCCGGTGATCCAGGCCGGGCGGTACTCGGTGTTCCGGTGGAACGGCCTCGGTCCGATGGAGAACTTCGTCGGCCTGGAGAACTACGCCAACGCCCTGCGCGACCAGGTCTTCACCGACGCGGTGATGCACAACCTCACCATCATCGTCCTGTCGATCCTCATCCAGCTGCCCCTGGGGCTGGCCGTCGCGCTCCTGCTCAACCGTGACATGTGGGGCCGCGCGGCGATGCGCGTCATCATCTTCGTGCCGTACGTCCTGGCCGAGGTGGTCGCCGGCGTCGTGTGGCTCATGCTGCTCCAGCCGAACGGGGTCGTGGACGCCGTCCTCGACGCGGTCGGTCTCGGCGGCCTCACCCAGCTCTGGCTCGGCAACCCCGACATCGCCCTGTACACGGTGATGTTCGTCCTGACCTGGAAGTACCTCGGCCTGGCGGTCATCCTCTTCCTCGCCGGCCTGCAGGGGGTGCCGCCGGACCTGTACGAGGCCGCCCAGATCGACGGCGCGTCGTGGTGGCAGGTCCAGCGCCGGATCACCATCCCGCTCCTCGGGCCGACCATCCGCACCTGGGGCTTCCTGTCGATGATCGGCTCCCTCCAGGTGTTCGACATGGTCTGGATCCTCACCAAGGGCGGCCCGGCCAACTCCACCGTGACGATGGCGACGTACCTCATCAACCAGGGCACCAACCGCAGCCTCTACGGCTACTCCTCGGCCGTGGCGGTGCTGCTCTTCGGCATCTCCCTGGTCCTCGCGCTGGCCTACCAGGTGTTCGTGCTGCGCCGGGACAACGATGACGCCCCCAAGCCCAGGAAGGCGACCCGATGACCGCGCCCCTCACGGCCGTCCCCGGACAGCCCGCGCCGCTGACCGACGCCCCGCGCCGCCGGCGCCGGTCGTTCTCCGGCGGCAGCCCCCTGGTCTATGCCGCGGCCCTCGTCGTCGTCGCGGCGACGCTCGGCCCGGTGGTGTACGCGATCCTCGGCGGCTTCCGTTCCAACGCCCAGCTCGCCGCCGAGCCGGTCGGCCTGCCCGACCCGTGGGTGACGACGAACTACCTCAACGTCCTCACGTCGTCGAGCTTCTGGCGGTACGCCCTCAACTCCACGATCGTCGCCGGGATCACCACCGTCGTCGTGGCCGTCTTCGGGGTCATGGCCGCCTACCCGCTGGCCAGGTACCGGTTCCGGGGCCGCGAGGCGCTGTTCCTCGTCTTCACCCTCGGCCTGCTGTTCCCGCTGACCGTCGCGATCATCCCGCTGTTCCTCATGCTCCGGGACCTCGACCTCACCAACAGCCTGTGGGGGGTGGCCCTGCCGCAGGCCGCCTTCGCCCTGCCGATGACGATCGTCATCCTCCGGCCCTTCCTCATGGCGATCCCCAAGGAGCTCGAGGAGGCGGCGATGCTGGACGGCACCTCCCGGATCGGCTTCTTCTGGCGGATCCTGCTCCCGCTGTCCGGGCCCGGCCTGGTCACCGTGGGCGTGCTGGCGTTCGTGGCCTCCTGGAACTCCTACCTCCTGCCGCTGCTCATCCTCAGCGACCCGGCCGCGCAGACCCTGCCCCTCGGGGTGGCCACCTTCTCCAGCGAGCACGCCCAGGACACCGCCGGGGTCCTGGCCTTCACCTCCCTGGCGATGATCCCCGCGCTGGTGTTCTTCCTGGCGATGGAGAAGCGCATCGTCAACGGCCTCCAGGGCGCCGTCAAGGGCTGACCCGGCCGGACCCACCGAGCGCCCGTCACCCCACGCACACCTGACCGCCCGTCCCGCACACCTGCCCGCCCGTCCGGCCGCGACCACCGCGCGCCGCGACCACCACCGCACCGCACGCAGTAAGGACATCGACGTGACCGAAGCCCAGGTCAGACCGACCACCCAGAACGCCCCGGAGAGGGCCGGTGCCGCACGCGGCGCGGCGCGGGGGGATGGCGACCGCCCCGGCGACCTCCTCGCCGCGATGACCCTGGAGGAGAAGCTCGCCCAGATCGTGGGCTTCTGGGT is a window from the Georgenia muralis genome containing:
- a CDS encoding ABC transporter substrate-binding protein; its protein translation is MRIVRAAGTAVALTLSVAMLAACGGTDAENGAGGGEAGADGDVTLTWWHNSNSEPGKGYYEQVAADFEAANEGVTIEISALAHEDMLTRLDAAFQTGDAPDVFMERGGGELAAHVEAGLVKDLTDVAADTVDTLGGSVAGWQVDGQTYALPFSVGVVGFWYNEALFEQAGITEAPETMEDLYAAVDALKAEGIEPISVGAGDKWPAAHYWYYLALRECSEDVLSDAVTSLDFSDQCFVDAGEDLVELIGAEPFNAGFLATPAQTGPTSASGLLATEKVAMELAGHWEPGVMQGLTEDNQGLGENTGWFPFPSVEGGAGDPEAALGGGDAWACSQDAPDVCVDFIEYLLSDDVQTGFAENDMGLPTNPAATGSVSDPVLADLLKFRDEAPYVQLYFDTAFGENVGGAMNDEIALVFAGESSPQGIVDATQAAADLG
- a CDS encoding carbohydrate ABC transporter permease — its product is MADDVTHRTGTATVAATPTAAGRVPTRPAAPGPRRRLSARWRKRLEILFFVTPALTLFAMFVVVPVIQAGRYSVFRWNGLGPMENFVGLENYANALRDQVFTDAVMHNLTIIVLSILIQLPLGLAVALLLNRDMWGRAAMRVIIFVPYVLAEVVAGVVWLMLLQPNGVVDAVLDAVGLGGLTQLWLGNPDIALYTVMFVLTWKYLGLAVILFLAGLQGVPPDLYEAAQIDGASWWQVQRRITIPLLGPTIRTWGFLSMIGSLQVFDMVWILTKGGPANSTVTMATYLINQGTNRSLYGYSSAVAVLLFGISLVLALAYQVFVLRRDNDDAPKPRKATR
- a CDS encoding carbohydrate ABC transporter permease, translating into MTAPLTAVPGQPAPLTDAPRRRRRSFSGGSPLVYAAALVVVAATLGPVVYAILGGFRSNAQLAAEPVGLPDPWVTTNYLNVLTSSSFWRYALNSTIVAGITTVVVAVFGVMAAYPLARYRFRGREALFLVFTLGLLFPLTVAIIPLFLMLRDLDLTNSLWGVALPQAAFALPMTIVILRPFLMAIPKELEEAAMLDGTSRIGFFWRILLPLSGPGLVTVGVLAFVASWNSYLLPLLILSDPAAQTLPLGVATFSSEHAQDTAGVLAFTSLAMIPALVFFLAMEKRIVNGLQGAVKG